A window from Triticum aestivum cultivar Chinese Spring chromosome 6D, IWGSC CS RefSeq v2.1, whole genome shotgun sequence encodes these proteins:
- the LOC123145680 gene encoding uncharacterized protein codes for MGKKAGDAEQAGRLPETSTSNGAAVRRCTAQVGAALSAKCVVALILGAVVFLSAFFMLLQFRSPGNSVPDAPGTLIDEIQAGFILLKPLAQLAPHAAELQQEINRQIGVPNTTVSVSMQALFLSFTVVEFDVLPDPINTSISARSMHALRKNLIQLTLQQLNLSLTPSVFGYPLCVQMLGFPGGITIELEPLQDDSILQVAQPIFNVTLDMSIRQLRGLIEEMKEDLGHLLDEDIYIDLTNKNGSTIAPPVIVQVSLSPDDRGVYEEMGRLKQLAEIITESSSMNLGLDPSVFGRIKDLKLAPRLQALVPSFAPSSSPTQMSFTSMPPYSQPMPSPSMPPYSQPSRTNLCAHCSCPAWMKLNATNPHRVLMQLPPMTISLQLPTQRHSGNGPGHKQSGNAMAAPTSIAPSSQP; via the exons ATGGGCAAGAAAGCCGGTGACGCTGAGCAGGCTGGACGCCTCCCTGAGACGTCAACCAGCaacggcgccgcggttcgtcgatgCACCGCTCAAGTGGGCGCGGCTCTCAGCGCTAAGTGCGTCGTCGCGTTGATCCTCGGTGCCGTCGTCTTCCTCTCGGCCTTCTTCATGCTCCTTCAATTCCGATCACCGGGGAACAGCGTGCCTGATGCCCCCGGCACACTCATCG ATGAAATTCAGGCTGGTTTCATCTTGTTGAAGCCACTTGCGCAACTCGCTCCACATGCCGCGGAGCTACAACAAGAGATAAACCGTCAAATTGGAGTCCCCAACACTACG GTTTCCGTCTCTATGCAGGCATTATTCTTGAGCTTCACTGTTGTAGAATTTGATGTTCTTCCTGACCCAATAAACACCTCCATAAGTGCGCGATCCATGCACGCATTGAGGAAAAACTTGATCCAGCTTACACTTCAGCAGCTGAATTTATCGCTGACACCATCGGTCTTCGGATATCCATTGTGCGTACAGATGCTGGGGTTCCCAGGAGGGATCACAATAGAATTAGAACCCCTACAGGATGATTCCATTCTACAAGTTGCACAGCCTATTTTCAATGTCACGCTTGACATGAGCATTCGCCAATTGAGGGGACTGATTGAGGAAATGAAGGAGGATCTTGGGCATTTACTGGATGAG GACATATACATAGATCTGACAAATAAGAATGGCTCAACGATTGCCCCACCAGTTATAGTCCAAGTTTCCCTCTCCCCAGATGACCGCGGCGTTTATGAAGAAATGGGGAGGCTGAAACAGCTGGCTGAAATCATCACAGAATCAAGTTCAATGAACCTTGGCCTAGACCCATCGGTTTTTGGTAGAATCAAGGATCTCAAGTTGGCTCCGCGTCTGCAAGCCCTCGTTCCATCATTTGCTCCTAGCTCATCTCCAACGCAAATGTCATTCACTTCCATGCCTCCATATTCACAGCCAATGCCATCCCCTTCCATGCCTCCATATTCACAGCCAAGTAGAACCAATCTTTGTGCACATTGTTCATGCCCTGCTTGGATGAAACTAAATGCAACCAATCCACATCGCGTGTTAATGCAACTTCCTCCAATGACAATCTCTCTTCAATTACCAACACAGCGTCATAGCGGGAATGGACCTGGGCACAAGCAAAGTGGCAATGCAATGGCCGCACCAACCTCCATTGCGCCATCATCCCAACCGTAG
- the LOC123145683 gene encoding uncharacterized protein: MAAALSALLPRAAAVRIAAPRARPAAAASRLLCAAAAGEASSSPAAPRRLVLYTKPGCCLCDGLKEKLHAAVLLAGTPYSLASLELQERDITTNPEWERLYQYEIPVLAKVLADGTEEILPRLSPRLTVELIQKKVSSVFDQ, from the exons ATGGCGGCGGCGCTATCCGCGCTGCTCCCGCGCGCCGCGGCCGTCCGCATCGCGGCGCCGCGCGcccgccctgccgccgccgcgtcccgcctcctctgcgcggcggcggcgggggaggcgtCGAGTTCGCCCGCGGCGCCGCGGAGGCTGGTGCTCTACACCAAGCCCGGGTGCTGCCTCTGCGACGGCCTCAAGGAGAAGctccacgccgccgtgctgctcgCCGGCACCCCCTACTCCCTCGCCTCCCTCGAGCTCCAG GAGAGGGACATCACGACGAACCCGGAGTGGGAGCGGCTGTACCAGTACGAGATCCCGGTGCTGGCCAAGGTGCTCGCCGACGGCACCGAG GAAATACTTCCGAGGCTGTCTCCCCGACTAACTGTGGAGCTCATACAAAAGAAAGTATCCAGCGTGTTTGATCAGTAA
- the LOC123145681 gene encoding transcription factor TFIIIB component B'' isoform X2, producing the protein MKDTLTEQPEKKLTHRIRQKRAKVSEVKTLLEKPDHEIDRMKLSVMHIRLLHEARERIKSKTIPSGPSSFNQSSQFGDTNSFDPFEENYDNGRRENHMVENATKLNYHSYMNKQTRAKWSKSDTDLFYQGLHQFGSDFAMIQQLFPDKSRDQVRQKFKTEEKKHPMQVHDAILHRSRDNLYLKQVIKQLNIEDLQRDINSTHKQVVASIEGDTGNEHALQDFMEEENDSNWSAKELSARQSEVREVEHVAGNADDGLDLDVFDWY; encoded by the exons ATGAAAGATACATTGACAGAACAGCCTGAGAAGAAGCTTACTCACAGAATTCGTCAAAAAAGAGCAAAAG TTTCAGAAGTCAAAACTTTACTGGAAAAACCTGATCATGAGATAGATCGCATGAAGCTAAGTGTGATGCATATCAGGTTGTTACATGAGGCCAGAGAGCGTATTAAG AGTAAAACAATTCCATCAGGACCATCATCGTTTAATCAAAG CTCCCAGTTTGGAGATACCAACAGTTTTGATCCTTTTGAAGAGAACTATGACAATGGCAGAAGAGAGAACCACATGGTAGAAAATGCAACCAAACTGAATTACCATTCCTACATGAACAAACAAACACGGGCCAAATGGTCGAAATCTGACACTGACTTATTTTACCAG GGTCTTCACCAATTTGGTAGTGATTTTGCAATGATACAGCAGTTATTCCCTGATAAGTCCCGTGATCAGGTGCGGCAGAAGTTTAAAACCGAGGAGAAAAAGCATCCAATGCAAGTCCACGATGCTATACTTCATCGCTCAAGAG ATAATTTGTATTTAAAGCAAGTAATCAAACAGCTCAACATTGAAGATCTGCAGAGGGACATCAACAGTACACATAAACAAGTGGTTGCATCAATTGAAGGAGACACTGGAAATGAG CATGCGTTGCAGGATTTCATGGAGGAAGAGAATGATTCAAATTGGTCAGCTAAAGAGCTGAGCGCGCGCCAATCTGAGGTCAGAGAGGTGGAGCATGTTGCTGGGAATGCTGATGATGGCCTGGATCTGGATGTTTTTGATTGGTACTAG
- the LOC123145681 gene encoding transcription factor TFIIIB component B'' isoform X1, producing the protein MKDTLTEQPEKKLTHRIRQKRAKVSEVKTLLEKPDHEIDRMKLSVMHIRLLHEARERIKSKTIPSGPSSFNQSSSQFGDTNSFDPFEENYDNGRRENHMVENATKLNYHSYMNKQTRAKWSKSDTDLFYQGLHQFGSDFAMIQQLFPDKSRDQVRQKFKTEEKKHPMQVHDAILHRSRDNLYLKQVIKQLNIEDLQRDINSTHKQVVASIEGDTGNEHALQDFMEEENDSNWSAKELSARQSEVREVEHVAGNADDGLDLDVFDWY; encoded by the exons ATGAAAGATACATTGACAGAACAGCCTGAGAAGAAGCTTACTCACAGAATTCGTCAAAAAAGAGCAAAAG TTTCAGAAGTCAAAACTTTACTGGAAAAACCTGATCATGAGATAGATCGCATGAAGCTAAGTGTGATGCATATCAGGTTGTTACATGAGGCCAGAGAGCGTATTAAG AGTAAAACAATTCCATCAGGACCATCATCGTTTAATCAAAG CAGCTCCCAGTTTGGAGATACCAACAGTTTTGATCCTTTTGAAGAGAACTATGACAATGGCAGAAGAGAGAACCACATGGTAGAAAATGCAACCAAACTGAATTACCATTCCTACATGAACAAACAAACACGGGCCAAATGGTCGAAATCTGACACTGACTTATTTTACCAG GGTCTTCACCAATTTGGTAGTGATTTTGCAATGATACAGCAGTTATTCCCTGATAAGTCCCGTGATCAGGTGCGGCAGAAGTTTAAAACCGAGGAGAAAAAGCATCCAATGCAAGTCCACGATGCTATACTTCATCGCTCAAGAG ATAATTTGTATTTAAAGCAAGTAATCAAACAGCTCAACATTGAAGATCTGCAGAGGGACATCAACAGTACACATAAACAAGTGGTTGCATCAATTGAAGGAGACACTGGAAATGAG CATGCGTTGCAGGATTTCATGGAGGAAGAGAATGATTCAAATTGGTCAGCTAAAGAGCTGAGCGCGCGCCAATCTGAGGTCAGAGAGGTGGAGCATGTTGCTGGGAATGCTGATGATGGCCTGGATCTGGATGTTTTTGATTGGTACTAG